The Roseibium sp. Sym1 nucleotide sequence TGTTGCCCTGACGGCCGATATTCAGCCGTTTGCGGCAAACATGCAGCGCGGGGCGTCTGTCACACGGCAGACGACCGGTGCTATCCGACGGGACGTCGGGTTGACGCAAAGATCAATCAATCGATTCCACGCCTCGGCCGGTTCGACGTCTTTCCGTCCATACTCAATTATTGCCGCTAGCCGTGCCTTCGAAACAGTAAACGACCGCGCTTCTCTCCTGCGTGGTTCGCTTCTGGCGTTGACGGCAGTTGCAGGTGGATTTACCGCGGCATTGGGATCCAACGTCCTGCTGCGCTATGCGGACACTTTCACCAACATTTCCAACCAGATCAGAGTCGTTTCCAAGGATAGTTCTGATCTGGCTGCTCGCTTTGCCGAAGTTGAGGCTGTTGCGGCGCGAAGTCGGTCGACACTGCAGTCGACCGCGACTCTCTATTCACGTATTCAAAAAGCGGCGCCGGATAGAGACCCGGCTGAAATCCTCCGCGCAGCAGAGACAATTCAGAAAGGTCTGACACTCGGTGGCGCGACCGCACAAGAAGCGGCTTCTACGGCTATTCAGCTTTCCCAGGGTCTGGCGTCAAACCGCCTTGGCGGTGAAGAGCTTAGAGCTGTCCTTGAGACGCCACTCGGCTTGGAGCTAGCGAAAGGTCTCGGCGTAACGATCGGTAAGTTCAGAGAACTTGGTTATGCTGGTGAGCTCACGGCTAACAGCATTTTCCAGTCCTTGAACCGGATTTCCGCATCGATCGACGAAAAGTTCTCGAAGTCTGTAAGAACACTCGACCAGGCGCTTGTTTCTGTCGACAATTCGTTCACCTCCTTCATCGGAGGTGTGAACAAATCCTATGGGGTCACACAGCTCCTGGCCGATGGCCTCGTTTCGATAGGAGACAACCTCGACCGCATCATACCACTGCTCGCGAAAGCCGGAGGACTGGCCGCGGCGCTGTTCCTAGCGCGGAACCGTGGAGCTCTTGGCGGTGGTCTTGGATTAGCTCTTGGCGGTGCCGCAGGTTATCAGATAGGCGGACTTGAAGGCGCCTTGATAGGTGGTGGTTTGGCCGGCACCGCGGGATATGCTGCCGGCAGAGAAAGGCCAATTCCTGCAGGTCAGCTAACAGGTGCGGAAGGCGAGAGAACCACAAGAAGTGGTATTGGCACCATCTATCAGTCAATCAAGGACGAGTCTCGCCAAGCAAAAGAAAACGTTATTGCTCTGAAGGAGGAGCAAGATAGATTGACGCAATCAGCACGTGCGTCAGCTGTCGAGCGTCAGAAATTAAAGTCTGATTTGTCCCAAGGTGCATTCGGATATGCATCCAAATCAGCGCAATCGGAATCGCTGCGAGCCAGCGAAGCAATCAATAAACTGGATAAGGAGCGTCTGGCAGCCAACGCGCGCCTGCGCAAACTTTATGCAGACATGGCATCTGATGCTGGAAAGGTCCCGGCGCGAATTGCCAAACTCAATTCCGATCAGATCTCATCCGAGAACCGTCTTGTTAAATTGGATGGTGAGCGTCTGGCTCTGAATCGTGAGCTTCTGAAGGCACGCGACACCTATACCAAGGCTGTTCAGGTGAAGGTGGGTACGGCCGGGAGCGTGGATTTCACGAAGGAAGCTGAGCAGAATTTCCGAGGAGTTGAGCGAAAGATCAAATCGAACGCGCGTGCGATCGAAAATGAATTGGCTGCGATTGAAAAGCGCAGCGTTCAAATGGCTGATACCTATTCCGCCGCGCAGAAAAAAGCCGGCGAACAACATCTCGCTTCACTTCGTAATATCTCTGCGGAGCAGCAGCGTATATCCGAACTCGATGTTCAGCGTAATGCTGCAGTCGCAGCTTCCAGGAAAGCGCGCAACGCTGCCGAGCGCGAAGGATCCGAGGTTGTCAGAACGCGTCTTAATGAGACCACGGCAGCCTACCGGGCCAATATCAGCGCTATCAGGGAAACAAAGGTGCAGTTGGCGTCCGCCACGAAGGCTGCAACGACGTTTGGGCAAGCCAAGCAGTTCGTTGGCCGGCAAGTTTCCAGTTTGGTCAATCTATTCGGAGGACCGTGGGGCTTCGCGATTACGGGCGCTATCACACTACTCGGTGTGCTCGGTGCTCGTGCCAGGGCAGAAGCGCAAAAGATTGCCGAAGCCGAGCAGATTATTCGGGATCGACTTGGGGATATTCGCGATCTTGCAGACAATGATAACGGTGCGCGTCGCAGCATCCTGGCGATAAGGATTCAAGAAGAAGAAAAGCAGATTTTCAAGCTTGAGGACGCTGTAAAGAATGCATCGAAAGAAATCGAACGTCTTCTAAGTCTATATCAATCTCAAGAGCGAGCTCGAAGTGATATAAACTATAGAGACGAAGTAAATCAGCTTCGTGAATTGTCTCAGGCTTACAGAAATCAGGAAATTGAATATACCCAATTCAAGCAGGGAGTCGAAGATCTTAAAAAAGAGGTGTCGACGCCGTATTTCGATGAAATAGCTGACGGCGTAAAGAGATCTACGCTGATCCTGGACGACGGAACGACTGCCTTGGAAATCATGAGGAAAGAAGTTGAGAAACTTCGATCCGCTTCCAAAGATCCGATTGTTGTTCGCGTTCAAACAGCCTTCGAAGCAGCAAACACTAATCTTCAGAGTGTTGAACAGACGAATGCACTCGATCAAGCGGTTCGTCTGAAGGCTTTCAACACAAATAAGGCTTCCGCGCTTTCAGATGCGCGCCTTGGCCGCGACGCGCAGCGCCGGGCTTCCATCGAGAAGAAATATCTGGACGACGCGAAGAAGGCGCACATCGACGTTACGGATGCACTCCGCAAAGAGGCAGAGGCATACGCTCGTGACTTTGTTGCCGCGGAAAACGCTGCAAATGCGACAAAAAAGGCAGGTACGGAAGCAGAGCGTACCGCAGATATTATCGACAAGATCAGGAGGGAAGGGGCCGCTGCTGGTCTAAGC carries:
- a CDS encoding tape measure protein → MAAQIGSIFVALTADIQPFAANMQRGASVTRQTTGAIRRDVGLTQRSINRFHASAGSTSFRPYSIIAASRAFETVNDRASLLRGSLLALTAVAGGFTAALGSNVLLRYADTFTNISNQIRVVSKDSSDLAARFAEVEAVAARSRSTLQSTATLYSRIQKAAPDRDPAEILRAAETIQKGLTLGGATAQEAASTAIQLSQGLASNRLGGEELRAVLETPLGLELAKGLGVTIGKFRELGYAGELTANSIFQSLNRISASIDEKFSKSVRTLDQALVSVDNSFTSFIGGVNKSYGVTQLLADGLVSIGDNLDRIIPLLAKAGGLAAALFLARNRGALGGGLGLALGGAAGYQIGGLEGALIGGGLAGTAGYAAGRERPIPAGQLTGAEGERTTRSGIGTIYQSIKDESRQAKENVIALKEEQDRLTQSARASAVERQKLKSDLSQGAFGYASKSAQSESLRASEAINKLDKERLAANARLRKLYADMASDAGKVPARIAKLNSDQISSENRLVKLDGERLALNRELLKARDTYTKAVQVKVGTAGSVDFTKEAEQNFRGVERKIKSNARAIENELAAIEKRSVQMADTYSAAQKKAGEQHLASLRNISAEQQRISELDVQRNAAVAASRKARNAAEREGSEVVRTRLNETTAAYRANISAIRETKVQLASATKAATTFGQAKQFVGRQVSSLVNLFGGPWGFAITGAITLLGVLGARARAEAQKIAEAEQIIRDRLGDIRDLADNDNGARRSILAIRIQEEEKQIFKLEDAVKNASKEIERLLSLYQSQERARSDINYRDEVNQLRELSQAYRNQEIEYTQFKQGVEDLKKEVSTPYFDEIADGVKRSTLILDDGTTALEIMRKEVEKLRSASKDPIVVRVQTAFEAANTNLQSVEQTNALDQAVRLKAFNTNKASALSDARLGRDAQRRASIEKKYLDDAKKAHIDVTDALRKEAEAYARDFVAAENAANATKKAGTEAERTADIIDKIRREGAAAGLSDIDREVVSRAKNIKDAETAIRQYIDAVNSGNLSTAPAGLLEIRSALQDIASAELYRDIVKQYGTGSQLAGDFADQQQKLNNLVQQGKISADQASVAWADYVTQFGQYQWIDDVANAFGNLAGSVITDFDNMEDAVKNFLKQLINIGVQVLVVEPIVNRLRATLASTVGGGGGGGGGGFFGSLFGNILGGGGLLGGSIIPGILHKGGTAASAEKGRPVPAAAVAYAPRLHAGTEMKNKEFLAVLENTEHVLRGNQMDRTVSALSNAASSITSGYVQPQRVDVHVHATASDEFNLMVQTEAQSAATGAAAAVARDVQKNFSAYATQNNVNKG